One Dermatophagoides farinae isolate YC_2012a chromosome 1, ASM2471394v1, whole genome shotgun sequence genomic region harbors:
- the LOC124492094 gene encoding uncharacterized protein LOC124492094, with translation MKSMMRTNQQTSDYALSYCRDGIGSTSAASAIGAEYSRHQQRNLFQLISRNSMPFQIVKYVLLILNIMIVATTAIVTIIVCLLPTIIYEKKLALDNASAFLKTGNLQQQQQLNYDRRSLDEHELIQLSAQEIDTIRLVRYFILALSSLIILNQTLAVYGLFKERSFNILISTVVIGLIGQLSLFVLPASIFILITIYLIFSISYVIILNHLNLMVREPQIRQQVTSRAPSIEPSQRTCCCRCKSCQCMNVMTNQSVGSAIIDNVLVNRKASIHTNHLPQPSSSSYPNNQVPYYYGSLGRGKSRNAELRPGSINQSTSVANSENIYAQRPPIHHHSHSRSPGLRPTNKCSNMNLVDTISGGFQSRKEMTPTPTTTNYFAFEMSKDTDII, from the coding sequence atgaaaagtATGATGAGAACCAATCAACAAACCAGTGATTATGCATTGTCATATTGTCGGGATGGTATTGGATCGACATCAGCAGCATCAGCTATTGGTGCTGAATATTCTAGACATCAACAACGGAATCTTTTCCAATTAATTAGCCGTAATTCTATGCCATTTCAAATTGTCAAATATGTATTGCTCATCCTTAACATAATGATAGTTGCAACCACAGCCATAGTCACCATAATCGTATGTCTATTGCCAACAATAATCTATGAGAAGAAATTAGCTTTGGATAATGCAAGTGCATTTCTCAAAACTGGAAATctacaacagcaacagcaattGAATTATGATCGGCGATCATTGGATGAACATGAATTGATCCAATTATCAGCACAAGAAATCGATACGATCCGTTTGGTTCGATATTTCATCTtagcattatcatcattaatcataCTGAATCAAACATTGGCTGTATATGGCTTGTTTAAAGAACGATCATTTAACATATTGATTAGTACCGTAGTCATTGGATTGATTGGCCAATTAAGCTTATTTGTATTACCGGCAAGCATATTCATATTGATAAccatttatttaattttcagCATTAGCTATGTTATTATATTAAATCATCTGAATCTAATGGTACGTGAACCTCAAATACGTCAACAAGTGACATCAAGAGCACCATCGATAGAACCATCACAACGAACTTGTTGCTGTCGATGTAAATCCTGCCAATGTATGAATGTAATGACAAATCAATCAGTTGGATCTGCGATCATTGACAATGTACTTGTAAATCGAAAAGCATCGATTCATACAAATCACTTACCACAGCCGTCTTCTTCGTCATATCCAAATAATCAAGTTCCATATTACTATGGATCATTAGGCCGTGGTAAATCTCGTAATGCAGAATTAAGACCCGGTtcgattaatcaatcaacatcTGTGGCCAACAGTGAAAATATCTACGCACAGCGACcaccaattcatcatcattcgcaTTCACGAAGTCCAGGACTACGTCCGACCAATAAATGTTCTAATATGAATCTAGTCGACACCATTTCAGGTGGTTTCCAATCACGAAAAGAAATGACACCCacgccaacaacaacaaattattttGCCTTTGAAATGTCCAAAGATACTGATATTATATGA
- the LOC124492083 gene encoding uncharacterized protein LOC124492083, translating into MLKASNQSTIDPIIISRDYKDGDANISTLIHQEPPPLPKARQNNNISSSNVRMMMSSTSSSTPNIMTNNVSNNNNSNNNNKSNIGRTGSTANMATTEINNNNASLQPSNVIINTNLQRQQQIQNEELSVLTSYYACARYYLFMVYILVLITLIINTFIHFIFYGSNMSIGSMFLDVHHRQELINGQYYSLDNNNYAPNNYLSASTFNIGRDRNIVQHGGPYGTINHRPLSKHLGSNEQIYHCDRSSFLSLLDEFYHQYPVPKPQPPTYDSSDRMNLDGRNQLDGDDDTKSYPKIFANFDNYARTKDRQDLNEEDDIFYSSSSRSNDEESLQASRQRLATISVDKRFNNLNHQRTGNENRMLIIEVIALTLLFVTVLNQVLGLIGVIRKNLTLLIFVTIVNFVLFCILAFISNIGLILLLLLATSAGYLFIFQLKIGLRNRIKERLRFKEDISTEVQDAIMQMRNRMSPCIHVSMEQYEAMTQQMLNRYSSPIVYCPHYNESLC; encoded by the coding sequence ATGTTAAAAGCttcgaatcaatcaacaattgatCCAATCATAATTAGTCGTGATTATAAGGATGGTGATGCGAATATTTCAACATTGATACATCaagaaccaccaccattgccAAAAGCacgacaaaataataatatcagtagtagtaatgtcagaatgatgatgtcatcaacatcatcatcaacacctaATATTATGACCAACAatgtttcaaacaacaacaacagcaacaataataataaatcaaatattgGCAGAACTGGATCGACTGCAAATATGGCAACAACAgagattaataataataatgcatcATTACAGCCATCTAACGTCATCATAAATACAAAtctacaacgacaacaacaaatacagaATGAAGAATTGTCCGTTCTGACAAGTTATTATGCTTGTGCAAGATATTATCTATTTATGGTTTATATATTAGTATTGAtaacattgatcatcaatactTTTATacatttcatattttatGGATCAAATATGTCAATTGGTTCAATGTTTTTAGATGTACATCATCGACAAGAACTTATAAATGGACAATATTATTCACTtgataacaataattatGCACCGAACAATTATCTATCAGCATCCACATTTAATATTGGCCGTGATCGAAATATAGTTCAACATGGTGGTCCTTATGGCACGATCAATCATCGACCATTATCGAAGCATCTCGGTAGCAATGAACAAATATATCATTGTGATCGTAgttcatttctttcattacttgatgaattttatcatcaatatccgGTACCTAAACCACAGCCACCAACATATGATTCATCGGATAGAATGAATCTTGATGGAAGAAATCAgcttgatggtgatgatgatacaaaatCCTATCCGAAAATATTTGCTAATTTCGATAATTATGCACGAACAAAAGATCGTCAAGATCTgaatgaagaagatgatATATTCtacagtagtagtagtagatcgaatgatgaagaatcatTACAAGCAAGTCGACAACGATTGGCGACAATATCCGTCGATAAACGTTTCAATAATCTTAATCATCAGAGAACCGGAAATGAAAATCGTATGTTAATCATTGAAGTGATTGCATTGACATTATTGTTTGTGACAGTATTGAATCAAGTACTAGGATTGATTGGtgtaataagaaaaaatctaaCATTACTCATATTTGTTACTATTGTTAATTTTGTATTATTCTGTATATTggcattcatttcaaatattgGACTAATacttttattgttgttggctaCTTCGGCTGGTTATCTATTCatatttcaattaaaaattggCCTAAGAAATCGTATTAAGGAACGTTTAAGATTCAAAGAGGATATATCGACTGAAGTACAGGATGCAATCATGCAGATGCGTAATCGTATGTCACCATGTATACATGTAAGCATGGAACAATATGAAGCTATGACACAACAAATGTTGAATCGTTATTCATCACCCATTGTTTATTGTCCGCATTATAATGAAAGTCTTTGCTAG
- the LOC124492088 gene encoding transmembrane protein 62, producing MISNCLMILLIGILVILLSLAVLFMLISPSRYNIIPDNRISKFFYHLSLLDNFHLNSRQKMLTKFTLIFLLAFILVAIFVSSFLHLINTEDDYNNHFQINQTQILNDHVQIDDKYENLFWFIHISDTHLSYFRDHDRKTGMIEFCRSVIPIIQPSVLVLTGDITDARTKFPLGSEQYREEWIMYKDVREQCLKANPDLKWLDIKGNHDTFNSYKNHNDFNNFTVQSNMSADGRSYRYEYKASDGNFYSFIGADACLKPGVRRPFNFVGQFEESELNKLSKFKEDSRVSTYTIWYGHYPTASIYNRESFRKIINGPYLCGHYHTIHGLVPNMITTQQQGYLEAETGDWKDYRIFRIVAIDHGLFTFSNYYYRPHHQQPLIVITNPRSILHQMEHLEPFWRTANSTHIRALIFSHRQIIDAKAYITKQQKFNRDEVLETFELKQIRDSLWVSPWSPNKYSKGLYFITVITSDDHYSNQLTVPFSLDRSKSEFSFLARLILRFDFRTITMFLYSWGFFMATLPLIFLRIFTSNDDNYIKYMCNLSRRRYIRKVIFKLFLLSHQDKLFYPIIILPFYSLVGPWFLAFLVSDYVGIVFAWGQFIDGTFLPVGFTFVFAAIFILIFHLPFMVGLSIVVYLRYVEIEKNDQNGNEHSDDSPRTMRISSNRIFKKMYFYAFICVILTAFQFFTALIFYTSYGFLAFITNFYVWSCLVYLMLVKFALNLDGHNFKLMAKKMTYQPCSQTRNNINDDEQN from the exons atgatttcaaattgtttaatgattttattaaTCGGAATCCTTGTCATCTTGCTTTCGTTAGCCGTATTATTTATGTTAATTTCGCCATCTCGTTATAACATTATTCCAGATAATAGgatatcgaaatttttttatcatttaagTTTGttggataattttcatcttaATTCTAGGCAAAAAATGTTGACCAAATTTACGTTGATATTTTTGCTTGCATTTATTCTGGTTGCAATATTCGTTTCAAGTTTTCTACATTTAATCAATACTGAAGATGAttacaataatcattttcaaataaatcaaacgCAAATCCTTAATGACCATgtacaaattgatgataaatatgaaaatctcTTCTGGTTCATCCATATTTCCGATACTCATCTAAGTTATTTTCGTGATCATGACCGTAAGACTGGCATGATTGAATTCTGTCGTTCAGTGATACCTATAATTCAACCTAGTGTCCTTGTATTGACCGGTGATATTACCGATGCTCGAACCAAGTTTCCGCTCGGATCCGAACAGTATCGTGAGGAATGGATCATGTATAAGGATGTCCGTGAACAATGTTTGAAAGCAAATCCTGATCTAAAATGGCTTGATATCAAAGGAAATCATG ATACTTTCAATAGTTATAAGAATCACAAcgattttaataattttactGTTCAATCAAATATGTCTGCGGATGGTCGATCTTATCGTTATGAATACAAAGCAAGCgatggaaatttttattcattcattggcGCTGATGCATGCCTTAAGCCTGGTGTTCGTAGACCATTCAATTTCGTTGGTCAATTTGAAGAGAGtgaattaaataaattgagTAAATTCAAAGAAGATAGTCGTGTATCTACCTACACCATTTGGTATGGCCACTATCCAACTGCTTCCATCTACAATCGAGAAAGTTTTCGCAAAATTATTAATGGCCCTTATTTGTGTGGCCATTATCATACCATTCATGGATTGGTACCGAATATGATCACCACCCAACAGCAAGGATATCTTGAAGCCGAAACTGGTGATTGGAAAGATTATAGAATTTTTCGAATCGTTGCCATTGATCATGGATTATTCACATTCTCAAATTACTATTACCGACCTCATCACCAACAGCCATTGATTGTAATCACTAATCCTCGTTCCATTCTACATCAAATGGAACATTTGGAACCATTCTGGCGAACAGCCAATTCAACCCATATTCGAGCGctaattttttcacatagACAAATCATCGATGCCAAAGCTTATATAacaaaacagcaaaaatTTAACCGTGATGAAGTTCTTGAAACATTCGAACTGAAACAGATACGTGATTCTCTATGGGTTAGCCCTTGGTCACCGAATAAATACTCTAAGGGATTGTATTTTATAACTGTGATAACTTCG GATGATCATTATTCCAATCAATTGACTGTACCGTTCTCGTTGGATCGCTCAAAGTcggaattttcatttttagctCGATTGATTTTAcgatttgattttcgaaCGATT ACCATGTTTTTATATTCCTGGGGATTCTTTATGGCTACTCTTCCATTAATATTTCTACGAATTTTcacatcaaatgatgataattatatcaAATATATGTGCAATCTTTCTCGACGTCGCTACATTCGCAAagtgattttcaaattatttttgctATCACATCAAGATAAATTATTCTATCCAATCATAATCTTGCCTTTCTATTCATTGGTTGGTCCTTGGTTTCTGGCATTTTTGGTTTCTGATTATGTTGGAATTGTGTTTGCCTGGGGTCAGTTTATTGATGGAACTTTTCTTCCAGTCGGTtttacatttgtttttgCCGCAATTTTC ATATTGATCTTCCATTTACCATTCATGGTTGGTCTGTCAATTGTCGTTTATCTTCGCtatgttgaaattgaaaagaatgatCAAAATGGTAATGAACATTCCGATGACAGCCCAAGAACGATGAGAATAAGCTCAAACCGAATCTTTAAAAAGATGTATTTCTACGCTTTTATCTGTGTCATTTTAACTGCTTTTCAG tTTTTTACTGCTCTCATCTTCTACACGTCTTATGGTTTCTTGGCATTTATCACTAATTTTTATGTATGGTCTTGTCTAGTTTATTTGATGTTGGTCAAATTTGCATTAAATCTGGATGGCCATAATTTTAAActgatggccaaaaaaatgacatatCAACCATGTAGTCAAACTCgaaataatataaatgatgatgaacaaaattga
- the LOC124491876 gene encoding uncharacterized protein LOC124491876, which translates to MSGIKMFSMLTTTTWAVILMASLWFWSGPFRCYCYSAKYDNNNDQDLNIYHHDEKDVRIKSAVISKWSDVQKIVSSQAFQNDDDRIEINIFLLILNPNARNHHHQQKRMSKHRNSKKRKLGGHDHHHQNDDDNNNDKYQKQYSDEQKEIITQFQYSATHFHSVTSKYNLIKDNDVGQKKIFRFIIIDNDDDDENGLQKQHKKMLNYLRQHSTINERTIIDQWQRERDPFMLVKLSNHHHVQIMKNYVHPHAIMMVFWYGKVCRLPLLKYSETSQNQISDMINMTILFVSMISLIFGQRKNLPYLQQLTSLPALLYPIGFVWNQIHGSSSNGGQSHSSFLSIIQFSPRSNGQFLSESLFIMAANFTFSYCLYMCTDWFSNPIEKLKPDASNKFNSGKVIGHNSKNKKSLITYLIIIMAISFWIVNSVFKMKLGQ; encoded by the coding sequence ATGTCTGgcataaaaatgttttcaatgcTGACGACTACTACATGGGCGGTAATTTTAATGGCCTCGTTATGGTTCTGGTCTGGTCCAtttcgttgttattgttattcgGCCAAATAcgacaataataacgatCAAGATTTAAATatctatcatcatgatgaaaaagatgtAAGAATAAAAAGTGCCGTTATTTCAAAATGGTCGGATGTTCAAAAGATTGTTTCGAGTCAAgcatttcaaaatgatgatgaccgtaTTGAGATTAACATTTTCCTATTGATATTGAATCCTAATGCCagaaaccatcatcatcaacaaaaacggATGTCAAAACATcgaaatagcaaaaaaaggAAACTTGGTggccatgatcatcatcatcaaaatgatgatgataataataatgataagtATCAAAAGCAATATagtgatgaacaaaaagaaatcatcACACAGTTTCAATATTCGGCCACACATTTCCATTCGGTTACCTCCAAATATAATTTGATCAAGGATAATGATGttggacagaaaaaaatttttcgttttatcataatcgataatgatgatgatgatgaaaatggtctacaaaaacaacataaaaAGATGCTCAATTATTTACGTCAACATTCAACTATTAATGAACGaacaatcattgatcaatggcAACGTGAACGTGATCCTTTCATGTTGGTAAAATTGTCTAATCACCATCAtgttcaaataatgaaaaactatGTTCATCCACATGCAATTATGATGGTATTCTGGTATGGAAAGGTGTGTCGGCTTCCATTGCTAAAGTATTCTGAAACAAgccaaaatcaaatatcCGATATGATCAATATGACAATCctttttgtttcgatgatATCGTTAATTTTTggtcaacgaaaaaatttaccatACCTTCAACAATTAACGTCGTTGCCCGCTTTATTATATCCGATTGGTTTTGTTTGGAATCAAATTCATGGTAGTTCAAGTAACGGTGGACaatcacattcatcatttttatcgatCATTCAGTTTAGTCCTCGTTCTAATGGACAATTTTTATCGGAAAGCTTATTTATAATGGCAGCCAATTTTACTTTTTCATATTGCCTTTATATGTGTACTGATTGGTTTTCGAatccaattgaaaaattgaaacctgatgcatcaaacaaattcaatagTGGAAAAGTTATTGGACATAacagtaaaaataaaaaaagccTTATAActtatttgatcattataatggCTATATCTTTTTGGATTGTCAATTctgttttcaaaatgaaattaggACAATAA
- the Uba4 gene encoding ubiquitin-like activating enzyme 4, producing MASLNKEETARYSRQMLCPEIGKKGQLRLKSSSVLVVGAGGLGCPSSLYLTAAGIGRLGLIDSDVVDTSNLHRQTLHSEATIGQPKTDSAVDRLRQLNSNVEFEKHQVRLSAENAMNIIKNYDIVIDGTDNPMARYLLSDVCVLLKKPMVSGSALQWEGQLTVYNYDEDTPCYRCLFPKPPAPGTVTNCADGGVIGVVPGIIGNIQALEAIKIAAGLKPSYAGTLLLFDGLTGQFRKVELRKRKDDCVSCGNNPTITKELIDYDAFCGIKCDSAQQLKILEPEERVTVEEYKQVLDSNEPHLLIDVRPQLQQDIVKLDNAISIPLGQIVKGDGIDKITTLIGEKLDQTSDVKKKIFFMCRRGNASQKAVRELKNRLGTKIEDDNLEIKDVIGGISKWGEKIDPEMPMY from the coding sequence ATGGCTTCATTGAACAAAGAAGAAACTGCTCGATACAGTCGTCAAATGTTATGTCcagaaattggaaaaaaggGTCAACTTCGTTTGAAGTCTAGCTCCgttcttgttgttggtgCCGGTGGTCTTGGTTGTCCATCATCGTTATATTTGACTGCAGCTGGTATAGGCCGATTAGGATTAATCGACAGCGATGTTGTTGATACTAGTAATTTACATCGACAAACATTACATTCGGAAGCTACAATTGGACAACCAAAAACAGATTCAGCTGTGGATCGTCTTCgacaattgaattcaaatgtcgaatttgaaaaacatcAAGTTCGATTATCGGCCGAAAATGCAATGaacattatcaaaaattatgATATTGTCATTGACGGTACTGATAATCCAATGGCTCGCTATCTTTTGAGTGATGTCTGCGTTCTTCTCAAAAAACCAATGGTCAGCGGTTCGGCTTTACAATGGGAAGGTCAATTAACTGTCTACAATTACGATGAAGACACTCCTTGTTACAGATGCCTTTTTCCTAAACCACCAGCACCAGGAACTGTGACCAATTGTGCTGATGGCGGCGTCATTGGTGTCGTACCTGGAATTATTGGTAATATTCAAGCATTGGAAGCTATCAAAATAGCTGCGGGATTGAAACCTTCATATGCTGGAACATTGTTGCTTTTCGATGGTCTTACCGGTCAATTTCGTAAAGTCGAACTTCGAAAACGAAAAGATGATTGCGTAAGCTGCGGAAATAATCCGACTATCACTAAAGAACTGATCGATTATGATGCATTTTGTGGAATCAAATGCGATTCAGctcaacaattgaaaattcttgaaCCAGAAGAACGAGTGACGGTTGAAGAATATAAACAGGTTCTTGACTCAAACGAACcacatttattgattgatgttcGTCCTCAATTGCAGCAAGATATAGTTAAATTGGACAACGCAATTTCTATTCCGCTTGGCCAGATAGTTAAAGGGGACGGAATCGATAAAATCACTACATTGATTGGCGAAAAATTGGATCAAACTTCAGatgtaaaaaagaaaatcttttttatgTGTCGACGAGGCAATGCATCTCAAAAGGCTGTCcgtgaattgaaaaatcggCTTGGCACCAAaattgaagatgataatCTTGAAATCAAAGATGTCATCGGAGGTATTAGCAAATGGGGTGAAAAGATTGATCCAGAAATGCCAATGTATTAA
- the LOC124491743 gene encoding T-kininogen 2, whose protein sequence is MNSLAIIICILCCSLIFIAKAIIPGGLSRIPTNDINMLLALIPLEREMDHRWNSPKIHRIVRIRRAYSQIVSGVKYYVVFDFHETECYKTEEWKLSSCRIIGNNHVCHAHIWVQAWKGKNKLVYQINQINWNKMKSIFFCFAIFTSCAQVYVFGAQNKQSVPIAGGISATSPDRFHIVVPTLIALEREMDGKMDSPYIHRVNKIKDLKTQVVAGIRYYVKFDFGQTSCLKNATTVDGIGQCNDVTKTHKCEADIWEQAWLDQRDLLNFKCV, encoded by the exons ATGAATTCattagccatcatcatctgtataCTATGTTGctcattgattttcattgccAAAGCAATAATACCCGGTGGTCTTAGCCGAATACCAACGAACGATATCAACATGCTTTTGGCATTAATACCACTGGAACGTGAAATGGATCATCGATGGAATTCGCCTAAAATTCATCGTATCGTACGAATACGAAGAGCTTATTCACAAATAGTATCCGGTGTTAAATACTATGTGGTTTTCGATTTTCATGAAACCGAATGTTATAAGACTGAAGAATGGAAGTTATCATCATGTAGAATTATTGGCAATAATCATGTTTGTCATGCACATATATGGGTTCAAGCTTGGAAGggcaaaaataaattggtatat CAAATCAACCAAATaaattggaacaaaatgaaatcgatATTCTTTTGCTTTGCCATCTTTACATCATGTGCCCAAGTTTATGTTTTTGGTGctcaaaataaacaatcagTGCCAATCGCTGGAGGCATTAGTGCCACTTCACCGGATCGCTTTCATATAGTCGTACCAACATTGATCGCTTTGGAACGTGAAATGGACGGGAAAATGGATTCACCATACATTCATCGtgtaaacaaaattaaagATCTTAAAACACAGGTGGTTGCTGGAATTCGATATTATGTCAAGTTTGATTTTGGACAAACTAGTTGCTTGAAGAATGCGACCACTGTTGATGGTATCGGTCAATGTAATGATGTTACTAAAACGCATAAATGTGAAGCCGATATCTGGGAACAGGCATGGCTTGACCAACGTGATCTTCTTAATTTTAAATGTGTTTAA